The DNA segment AGCCTGTCCTCCCAGCCGGCCGCGGAAATCATGACACCGTTCATGCCCATCTCCTTCAAGCGGGCGATGAGCTCACCCGCAATTTTGAGACATTGCTTCGGTTTGTCAGCAGCCTTCTGGAGGCTCCTGGTCAATTCAGGCGGGATGGTTATATTTGAAACATTTCTCTCGATGTATCTGGCCATGCCCAGGGATTTCAAGATTAGTACCGTGGGAATGACCGCGACCTGGCCGCTGTCAATCCGCTTGACGAACTGCTGGAGATGCCTGGCGTCGAATATGGGATTGGTTACGATGAACTTCACACCCAGCTCCATTTTTTCCTTGAGCTGTTCCATCTCCACCTCCAGGACCCCGCCGGAGGCTCCGGTGTCAATATTTGAACCGATATAGAAACTCGGGGGTTGAGACAACTGAATGCCGGTCATGTCCTTGCCAGAATTCAGGCTTTGAACCGCTTCGAGTAGTTCGATCAAATCCAGGTCGTTCACCGGCCTGGCCTGAAAATGGTCGCCGTGCCGGATATCCTCACCCGGTACGATCATGAGATTCTTAATGCCCAAGGCCGAGGCAGACAGGATATCGGCCTGAAGAGCCAGCCTGTTCCGGTCACGGGGACAAATTTGAAAAATCGTCTCAAAACCGTGGCTTTCCAGAAAAGCGCAGCCCCCGAGCGAACTGGCTTTCAAGACGGCGTGGGCCATTTCTGGCACCACAATGGCGTCGAGGCGGCCTCTGACCAGATTGGCCTTGGCAAGCAGGGGAGAGAAATCAGCTCCTTTGGGCGGCTCAAACTCTCCGAAAACAACGAACTCACCTGATTTACTTTTTTCCTCAAGCGACATTGAACGACCCTCCAAGCGGTGTGATAATGGAACAACAGATTCGATAAGCCGGCCAGTCCTTACTTCATGACCGGCAGCAGGATCCGGAAAGCGGTGCCTTCCCCTTCGCGACTTTCCACTTCAATCGTACCGTGATGCGCTTCAATAATGCTTTGTACGAGCGATAAGCCCAAGCCGGTACCGATAACCTCCCGCGTTTTCGGATGTTTCACCCGGTAAAATTTGTCGAAAATCTTAGGAAGCTCCTCCGGCGGAATCCCGACCCCTGTGTCTGAAACCGTTATTTCCACTGCATTACCCAGTCTTTCAGCCGTGACACGTATGTGGCCGCCGTCCGGCGAATAGTTAATGGCATTGCTGAGCAGGTTATCAAAAACCTCCTCAATGCTCTTCTGATCAGCGTGCACCGGCAGCAGGTTCTTGCAGGAACAGTTGAAGGTAATGCCTTTCCCCTTGGCCCGAACGTCCATGATGTCAATCATGCTCTGGATCAGAGGTTCGAGGTCAAGGGGCACCTGGTGCTGAACCGTCATGCCCGCCTCGAGCCGGGCCATATCCAGCAGGTCCTGAATCAGTTCCAGCAGCCCGTCTATTTTTTTTGTAGACTTGGTGAGGTACTCTCGCTGCTTATCCTCAAGAGGCCCGCACATGCCTTCCAGCATGACGCTGACAAGCTGCCTGATCGAAACAAGCGGGCTCCGCAGTTCATGCGCCACCATGTTGACGAAATCCGTTTTCATTTGATCCAGCTGCTTGAAGGGGGTGATATCTTCGAGCACAGTCACGGTCCCGGCTATGTCGCCGTCAGGACCGAGCGCCGGTGCGGAGATGGACCGGAGCGTCCTGTTTTCGACGACTATTTCCTGTGAAATAAATTCCTCGGTTGAATCGAATCTGGATTGAATTTTTTTAAGGGTCTCCAGTAAGAATTCGTCTTTCGTGATGCGGGCCAGAGGGACCGGCGTCTGGATTTCGTCCGTAATGCCCAGTAATCTTGTCAGGGCGGGATTATATAAGACCACCTCCAGGTTCCGGTTGGTGACCATGACGCCGTTGGCCAGGCAGTTAATGATCGTTTTCATCCGGCTTTTTTCGAGGTTCAAGTCATACAGGTTGCGAATCGTTTCCTGCTGAAACTGCCTGGCCTTCTGTTCCAGCCTTCTTTTGTCCGCGGCCCTGGTCACCGGCAGCATGAACTGGTGCATCTCGAAGGGCTTGGTAATAAAATCGTAAGCGCCTTTTTTCATGCATTCCACTGCGGTGTCAATGATTCCATGTCCGGTAATGATGATTACGGGAATGGCGGGGTATTTAGCGTGAGTGAGTTCAAGGACTTCTTCTCCATCCATGCCCGGCATCTTCAAGTCGAGCAGGATGATATCTATCTCCTCCTCGGTCAGGAGGTCCAGGGCCGCTTGACCGTTTTCCGCGGTAAACACGTCATACCCCCTGTTGGTCAAGATACGGTGGCAGCCCTCTCTGATTTTCTCCTCGTCGTCCACCACCAAAATTTTTATTTTGTCATTCATGGCTCATCCATCCCGAGAAAAACTGGATCAGTGTCAATTGATTCCTCGGCCTCGCGTGGAAGTTCAATAATAAAAGTCGTTCCGCCTTCCGGCGGACACTCAAACCTGATACTGCCACCATAAACCTCGATGATATTCTTGGAGATACTGAGCCCCAGCCCGGTGCCGTAACCGATGCGCTTGGTCGTGAAAAACATGTCAAAAATCTTGTCGCAGTGCTGGGGCGGGATACCCGGACCGGTGTCGGAAACACTAATAATGAACAGGCTCTCTTCGGGGTCGTATCTGGCCTTTATTTCCAGCCTGCCTTTCCCATCCATGGCGTCGGCCGCATTGGTGAAGAGGTTGGTGAAAACCTGCTCAAACTGGCCCATGTCACCGACCATTTCCGGCAGTCCGGGCTCAATGTCCTTCTGGACCTCGATATCGTGAAAAATGGCCAGATTGATCAGGAGGTTGAGGCATTGTTCGATCAAGCGGCCCAGGTGGAAGGAAGAGGCTTCTCCAATGGATTTGCGGCTGAATTCAAGCAGGTCGGAGACAATATTTTTACAGCGCAGGGTCTGGGTGACTATTTCCTGAACGTCCTTGGTTTCCTGTTCGCTCTTGGCGAGGCTCTGTTCAAGGAGTTCGGCAAACATGAGAATGATTGACAGGGGATTGTTGATTTCATGGGCCACCCCGGCAGCCATGCGGCCGACCGAGGCTATCTTTTCAGTCTGTACGAGCTGGAGATGAGCCTCGTCGAGCTCTTTTCGCATCTCTTCTATTTCACTCATGTCTTTAAAGACGCCCACGCTCCCGATATCCTTACCATCCACGGTCATAATCGAAGCCGACAGGGTGACCGGAACCTCCCGGCCGTCCTTGGTTTCAATGAACATATTGGTCGGATTCAAAACTCCCGGCGGACCGTACTGTGAGCTGCGCATCTTTGTCATGTTTTCACGAGCCACATCAATGTTGTAAAAACTGCTCAGGTGCCCCTCATTCATAATTTCCTCGGCCGAATACCCGGTCAATCGCTCCATGCCTTCATTAAACAGGAGCACCATGCCTTTGGTGTCCACGACCACGATCCCATCCACGGTGCTCTGGATCACATTCTGGAGAAAGGTGCTTGATTTCTGCGCTTCACGTTCGAGTCTTATTCTGGCGGTCACGTCTCTGGAGGCCTCTAAAAGCTGGACAATCTCACCCTGTTCATTCAGAATGGGGGCGCCGGTTATGACATCGAAGCGTTCTTCTCCATTTTCATCATGATATCCTCTATAGAGGATGTAAGGCCTTTTGATTTTTTTAACCTCTGCCAGGCAGCAAGTCTCGCATGCCGTGTCAAGCCCGTACCGCACCTCGTAACAACGCCGTCCTCTGACATCTTCCGCGCTGAGCTCAAATTCGCTCAGAAAGGTCTGATTAACGGTGTCAATGGACATATCTGTGTTCACGACCATGATTCTGTAAGGCAGTGAATCCAAGATAACCTGATATTTTTGCAGCTGCCGTTTATCTCGCTCAGCCTCCCTTTCAAGCTCGGCTTCGCGGGCCTTTATTTGAAGCAGTTCCAGCAGCCACTTCGCGGCCCGGTAATAAATGACCCCACACCCGGCCGGTTTGGTCCGATTCAGTTCCTCTGCTATCTCCTTTTCCCCGGTCAGATCAATAAAAAGATTGAGGCCCTCCAGGTGATAGAGGTCCTTAAAATTTGTGGCAACGGCCAAATTCAGCTTCCGGGCATAGATCAAGCCTGGTGCATCCGGGTTCGCATCGGCTACACCCAGGATGTCAAATTCTTGCGCGGACTGGCTGCTGTTAGATAGAGCTTTAAGAAGGTTATAGCAGTCTTGACCCCCTCCGATGATAGCAATATTCAAGGGGGAATCCAGTTCTTTTTCGCCACCCAGTCCGGCAGGGTTGTCAGGCTTTGGGCCTGATAAAATTTTGGGGCCAGGACCCTTCATCCATTCATCCTGCGGTTCTTCAACGTGAGGCTTCAAAGGCCTTCCAGGAACGAGATGAAACGCTCCTTCTGCCTAGAGTCATCTCCAAATGAGGTTGTCGCTCTATCTCGGAGGCCAAAAAAGCCCTGCAAAAGGTTTACGCCCTTTCCTAAAAGGATTTCCAACAAGCGCCTGTCAGGAGATCAGCTTTACCAGAGATGAACCTGATCTATGATTTCACAAGTTTGTTTCTATTAATCAAAAATCATCAAAAAAAGCAAGTCTAAAACATAAGGGCCGCAACTTCAGGGTTATTCCGGGGATTCGATCATTAAGGCGGGCCATTGTTTCGTCGCCGCGCCTGAAGCCGCTCGGTGTCAGCCGAATACTGCTGGACTTATGCTATCAGAGACGGCATGATAGGGCTGTGAACCAGCAGAATATACCCAGGTAAAGGAGGACACGGCTGTGCAGGCAGATACTGAATCCATTTGCTATAGACCCGCGGTTGAACTGGCCCGGATGATTCGCGAGAAAAAGCTCTCGCCGATCGAGGTCGTCAATGCCTTTCTACAGCGGATCGAAGAGATTAACCCCAAGGTCAACGCTTTTTGCACCATGACGGCCGAGACGGCCGTTGAGGAGGCGCAGCGCGCCGAACAGGCGGTTATGGACGGCGAGCCACTGGGCCCGCTCCATGGCCTCCCGTTCTCGATTAAGGACCTGGTTTACACCAAGGCTGTCCGAACCATGCGGGGATCGAAAATTTACCAGGACTATGTGCCTGACGAGGATGCGATTTTGGTGACGCGGCTGAAAGACGCGGGCGGGATCATGGTTGGCAAGACGACCACGCCTGAGTTTGGCCACAAAGGGATGACCGATTCCCTGGTGACCGGCGTGACCCGCAATCCCTGGAACACCGACCTGACACCCGGCGGTTCCAGCGGCGGCGCTGGAGCCCAGGTGGCTGCCGGGATGACTCCCCTGGCGGTGGGCACGGACGGCGGCGGCTCCATCCGTATTCCTTCGTCATTTTCAGGCATCTATGGACTGAAGCCGTCCTATGGCCGCGTGCCCGTCTATCCGGCCAGCACCCTGGACTCGCTTTCGACCGCCGGCCCCATGACGCGCACCGTGGCCGATGCGGCCCTGATGCTCTCCGTCATGGCCGGGCCGGACGATGCGGACCCCTTGTCCCTGGAGGCTCCTCCGGCCGATTATGTGGGCCAGCTCACCAGAGGCATTCAAGGCCTCAAGGCGGCCTGGAGCCCTAATCTGTGGGAAGTCCCTCTTGATGAGCAGGTGGCTGACATCACGACCAGGGCTGCACAAACCTTTGAGGAGTTGGGCGCGACCGTTGAGGAGACGGACCCTGGATTTGAGGATGTCTCAAGAGCTTTCGGTACCTTCTGGCTGGCGGGTATGGCCGGGACACTCGGGGATTACCTCGAGGAATGGGAAGACCGGATAGACCCGAGCCTGGTGCAGCAGGTTAAGCTGGGTTTGGAAATGAAGGCGGTTGACTTTGTCAAGGCCCAGATACAGCGCAGCGAGTTCCGGGACCAGGTCAGGAGATTTTTTAAACGTTACGACCTCCTGCTGCTTCCAACCATACCCATTCTGCCTTTTAAAGCAGGCGTGCCCGCGGAAGACGCCCTGAAGGACCAGCCGGTGGACCCCCGCAACTGGACTCCCTTCACCTCGCCCTTCAACCTGAGCCAGAATCCCGCCGCTACCGTCCCGGCGGGCTTTTCTAAAGAAG comes from the Deltaproteobacteria bacterium genome and includes:
- a CDS encoding methylenetetrahydrofolate reductase, which codes for MSLEEKSKSGEFVVFGEFEPPKGADFSPLLAKANLVRGRLDAIVVPEMAHAVLKASSLGGCAFLESHGFETIFQICPRDRNRLALQADILSASALGIKNLMIVPGEDIRHGDHFQARPVNDLDLIELLEAVQSLNSGKDMTGIQLSQPPSFYIGSNIDTGASGGVLEVEMEQLKEKMELGVKFIVTNPIFDARHLQQFVKRIDSGQVAVIPTVLILKSLGMARYIERNVSNITIPPELTRSLQKAADKPKQCLKIAGELIARLKEMGMNGVMISAAGWEDRLPQVLDEAGL
- a CDS encoding response regulator, whose amino-acid sequence is MNDKIKILVVDDEEKIREGCHRILTNRGYDVFTAENGQAALDLLTEEEIDIILLDLKMPGMDGEEVLELTHAKYPAIPVIIITGHGIIDTAVECMKKGAYDFITKPFEMHQFMLPVTRAADKRRLEQKARQFQQETIRNLYDLNLEKSRMKTIINCLANGVMVTNRNLEVVLYNPALTRLLGITDEIQTPVPLARITKDEFLLETLKKIQSRFDSTEEFISQEIVVENRTLRSISAPALGPDGDIAGTVTVLEDITPFKQLDQMKTDFVNMVAHELRSPLVSIRQLVSVMLEGMCGPLEDKQREYLTKSTKKIDGLLELIQDLLDMARLEAGMTVQHQVPLDLEPLIQSMIDIMDVRAKGKGITFNCSCKNLLPVHADQKSIEEVFDNLLSNAINYSPDGGHIRVTAERLGNAVEITVSDTGVGIPPEELPKIFDKFYRVKHPKTREVIGTGLGLSLVQSIIEAHHGTIEVESREGEGTAFRILLPVMK
- a CDS encoding PAS domain S-box protein: MKGPGPKILSGPKPDNPAGLGGEKELDSPLNIAIIGGGQDCYNLLKALSNSSQSAQEFDILGVADANPDAPGLIYARKLNLAVATNFKDLYHLEGLNLFIDLTGEKEIAEELNRTKPAGCGVIYYRAAKWLLELLQIKAREAELEREAERDKRQLQKYQVILDSLPYRIMVVNTDMSIDTVNQTFLSEFELSAEDVRGRRCYEVRYGLDTACETCCLAEVKKIKRPYILYRGYHDENGEERFDVITGAPILNEQGEIVQLLEASRDVTARIRLEREAQKSSTFLQNVIQSTVDGIVVVDTKGMVLLFNEGMERLTGYSAEEIMNEGHLSSFYNIDVARENMTKMRSSQYGPPGVLNPTNMFIETKDGREVPVTLSASIMTVDGKDIGSVGVFKDMSEIEEMRKELDEAHLQLVQTEKIASVGRMAAGVAHEINNPLSIILMFAELLEQSLAKSEQETKDVQEIVTQTLRCKNIVSDLLEFSRKSIGEASSFHLGRLIEQCLNLLINLAIFHDIEVQKDIEPGLPEMVGDMGQFEQVFTNLFTNAADAMDGKGRLEIKARYDPEESLFIISVSDTGPGIPPQHCDKIFDMFFTTKRIGYGTGLGLSISKNIIEVYGGSIRFECPPEGGTTFIIELPREAEESIDTDPVFLGMDEP
- a CDS encoding amidase, translating into MIREKKLSPIEVVNAFLQRIEEINPKVNAFCTMTAETAVEEAQRAEQAVMDGEPLGPLHGLPFSIKDLVYTKAVRTMRGSKIYQDYVPDEDAILVTRLKDAGGIMVGKTTTPEFGHKGMTDSLVTGVTRNPWNTDLTPGGSSGGAGAQVAAGMTPLAVGTDGGGSIRIPSSFSGIYGLKPSYGRVPVYPASTLDSLSTAGPMTRTVADAALMLSVMAGPDDADPLSLEAPPADYVGQLTRGIQGLKAAWSPNLWEVPLDEQVADITTRAAQTFEELGATVEETDPGFEDVSRAFGTFWLAGMAGTLGDYLEEWEDRIDPSLVQQVKLGLEMKAVDFVKAQIQRSEFRDQVRRFFKRYDLLLLPTIPILPFKAGVPAEDALKDQPVDPRNWTPFTSPFNLSQNPAATVPAGFSKEGLPVGLQIVGRRFADLTVLQASAAFEALRPWQAERPSL